From Staphylothermus hellenicus DSM 12710, a single genomic window includes:
- a CDS encoding phosphate signaling complex PhoU family protein, producing the protein MNDMIRRVQITGGSTFIVSLPKEWVKNVGLTPGSEVLIDILPDYSLRIAPLHRRSRRDIRVKEIEVSQDNVDTAIIEILSAYLAGYGIIKIRYKDISYDTLARIIDKVRSKAIGLEILDEKSNELTLYSIVDTSLLTITEALEKMANTTRSMLEDVERILKRYDEKILKSIIERDDVVDKLFLLITRQLNQLLLGELSPSNIGLVALPEALYMIISVKSIERIADHAVQISKNILKNNGRFLLPDQIIELFSKTKDLYIDTIKGLKSLNKKYANKVVTLSKELEKLEEKIRQNLINPLGFPEAYLVLDNIRRIKAYSLDIAESVINIITIREYAHT; encoded by the coding sequence ATGAATGATATGATTAGGAGGGTCCAGATAACAGGTGGATCAACATTCATAGTATCTCTACCTAAGGAGTGGGTAAAAAACGTAGGATTAACTCCTGGTTCAGAAGTTCTAATAGATATTCTCCCAGATTATAGCCTCAGAATTGCTCCATTACATAGAAGATCTAGGAGGGATATTAGGGTTAAGGAGATTGAAGTGTCCCAGGACAATGTTGATACTGCTATAATAGAGATTCTATCAGCTTATCTCGCTGGTTACGGTATAATAAAGATTAGATATAAAGACATAAGCTATGACACTTTAGCTAGGATAATAGATAAAGTTAGAAGTAAGGCGATAGGGCTCGAGATACTTGATGAAAAATCCAATGAGTTAACATTATATTCTATAGTGGATACCTCATTACTCACCATAACTGAAGCATTAGAGAAAATGGCGAATACTACTAGATCAATGTTGGAAGACGTGGAAAGAATACTGAAACGGTATGATGAAAAGATTCTTAAAAGCATTATTGAGAGAGACGATGTTGTAGACAAGCTTTTCCTATTAATCACGAGGCAACTAAACCAGTTATTACTAGGTGAACTAAGTCCTTCTAATATAGGCCTAGTAGCTTTGCCAGAGGCATTATATATGATCATATCAGTTAAAAGTATTGAAAGAATAGCAGACCATGCTGTTCAAATTTCTAAAAATATTTTAAAGAATAATGGAAGATTTCTTCTGCCTGATCAAATAATAGAGCTATTCAGCAAAACAAAGGACCTCTATATAGATACTATTAAGGGACTTAAGAGTTTGAATAAAAAATATGCAAATAAAGTTGTAACGTTGTCCAAAGAATTAGAGAAGCTTGAAGAAAAAATTAGGCAGAACCTTATTAATCCTTTGGGATTCCCCGAAGCTTATTTAGTGCTTGACAACATAAGGAGAATCAAGGCTTATAGTCTCGATATAGCTGAATCAGTAATTAATATAATAACAATAAGAGAATATGCACATACCTAA
- the pstS gene encoding phosphate ABC transporter substrate-binding protein PstS: protein MQMLKNKTIIITAVTLALIILSLLIYNFYISNTYANSNPETTTRIYIRGSGATFPLPLYEEWFKEFMNEQNNIVVDYEGIGSGAGQEQFFKGLTDFCGSDPPLSHDKWLKYKGKVLQLPTILGAVVVAYNIPEIPGNTHLNISGEVLALIYKGEIEYWDDPHIKSINPEIADKLPHEKIIAAHRSDASGTTQIFTTFLHKSAPDIWPEELVGKTIDWPIDKTGRGIGGKGNPGVTSVIVNTKYSIGYIEYQYAIKNNLPIATVMNREGVFVLPSKTTIQSAAKYALNTGLIPDSPDKDFSKELDAIIYAPGKDSYPITAFSHIFVWKHYDNKEKADAIKKLIEWIYTEDSKHVIEGYVAVPDEIKDIALKSINMIEG, encoded by the coding sequence ATGCAAATGCTTAAAAATAAAACAATAATAATTACTGCAGTAACATTAGCATTGATTATATTATCCCTACTAATCTATAACTTTTACATCTCCAACACATATGCTAATTCAAATCCCGAGACTACAACAAGGATCTACATAAGAGGATCTGGAGCAACGTTCCCCCTACCGTTATATGAAGAATGGTTCAAGGAATTCATGAATGAACAAAACAATATTGTAGTAGATTATGAGGGCATAGGTAGTGGTGCTGGACAAGAACAATTCTTCAAAGGCTTAACAGACTTCTGCGGAAGCGATCCTCCTCTCAGCCATGATAAATGGCTTAAATACAAGGGCAAAGTATTACAGTTACCAACAATACTTGGAGCAGTCGTGGTAGCATATAATATACCAGAAATACCGGGAAACACTCATTTAAACATTAGCGGCGAAGTTCTAGCCTTAATATATAAGGGAGAAATAGAGTATTGGGATGACCCCCACATAAAAAGTATTAATCCAGAAATAGCTGATAAGCTCCCCCACGAAAAAATAATAGCAGCTCACCGCTCAGATGCTAGTGGCACCACACAAATATTCACAACATTCTTACATAAATCAGCACCAGATATATGGCCCGAGGAATTAGTAGGTAAAACAATAGATTGGCCCATAGATAAAACAGGAAGAGGTATTGGTGGTAAGGGTAATCCCGGCGTTACATCAGTAATAGTTAATACAAAGTATTCTATAGGATACATCGAGTATCAATATGCTATTAAAAACAATTTACCTATAGCAACAGTAATGAACAGGGAAGGAGTATTTGTATTACCTTCCAAAACAACTATTCAATCAGCTGCAAAATACGCTCTCAACACAGGACTCATACCGGACAGCCCAGACAAGGATTTCAGCAAGGAGCTAGACGCAATAATATATGCGCCAGGCAAAGATTCTTATCCAATAACAGCTTTCTCCCACATATTCGTGTGGAAACACTATGATAACAAAGAGAAAGCCGATGCTATAAAGAAACTTATTGAGTGGATCTATACTGAGGACTCAAAACATGTTATTGAGGGCTATGTAGCAGTGCCAGATGAGATCAAGGATATCGCGTTAAAATCTATCAACATGATTGAAGGCTGA
- a CDS encoding RecB-family nuclease: MRFIALYAPSSVQRVIDFVKTVFLFEDYQPIIIKPIGAAAQIGVPEAYKIAYREKKSLIILPEITDIIEVLGINKVYYLDKRGEEIEIHNLKKSDIAIVINGGDREPSKKELLNINIVKVRDADPSLPPVGLTAITLYLLSRDTMQHNLF; the protein is encoded by the coding sequence ATGAGATTCATAGCATTATATGCTCCATCAAGTGTGCAGAGAGTAATAGACTTTGTTAAAACAGTTTTTCTATTCGAGGATTATCAACCAATAATAATTAAACCGATTGGTGCAGCTGCTCAAATAGGTGTTCCTGAAGCATATAAGATAGCGTATAGAGAGAAGAAATCTTTGATAATACTTCCAGAAATCACCGATATAATAGAGGTTTTAGGTATTAATAAAGTATATTACCTGGATAAAAGAGGGGAAGAGATAGAAATTCATAATCTGAAAAAAAGCGATATAGCAATAGTTATAAATGGTGGAGACCGGGAGCCAAGTAAAAAAGAATTGTTAAATATTAATATTGTTAAAGTAAGAGATGCTGATCCCTCATTGCCTCCAGTAGGCTTGACTGCTATTACCTTGTATCTTCTCAGTAGAGATACCATGCAGCATAACTTATTCTAA
- the pstC gene encoding phosphate ABC transporter permease subunit PstC has product MRGKSRKDKLFLYSLLPFGGIILALFILLFKTLAENSMPIFLREGIHFILSNNWKPSETNSSLEYYGILSPIIGTIYTSLIALILALPSSIALTVFINELLPYNLKDLFINLVEVMAGLPTVIYGLWGALILAPILRDYVMAPIHKYLWFIPFFSCNPLSPLTIFTAGVILAIMITPFITSIIREAYESIPLTYREAILSLGTTSYEYVKIMLSMIKPAVIAAVLLGFGRAAGETIAVSMTIGNSFSLTTCLFAPGYTISSLIANQFGNAGFYHYMMNALYGAGLILLLIGVVLNTIGLYVLGRWRKQFEES; this is encoded by the coding sequence ATGAGGGGAAAATCTAGAAAAGATAAGCTTTTCCTTTACTCATTACTCCCCTTCGGAGGCATCATATTAGCTTTATTTATACTATTATTTAAAACATTAGCAGAGAATTCTATGCCTATATTTCTACGTGAGGGAATACATTTTATTTTATCAAATAATTGGAAACCATCAGAAACAAATTCTTCTCTAGAATACTATGGAATATTATCACCAATAATTGGAACAATATATACTTCGCTAATAGCATTAATACTTGCTCTCCCCTCATCTATTGCTTTAACAGTCTTCATAAATGAGCTCCTACCATATAATCTGAAAGATTTATTCATAAACCTAGTAGAGGTTATGGCTGGCTTACCAACTGTAATATATGGTTTATGGGGGGCCCTAATACTAGCGCCTATACTACGCGACTATGTGATGGCGCCGATCCATAAATATTTATGGTTTATACCGTTTTTCTCATGCAATCCATTATCGCCCCTAACAATATTCACCGCAGGAGTCATACTAGCTATAATGATAACACCGTTTATTACAAGTATTATAAGAGAAGCCTATGAAAGTATCCCGTTAACTTATAGAGAAGCAATACTATCTCTGGGAACAACTAGTTATGAATACGTTAAAATAATGTTATCAATGATCAAGCCAGCTGTAATAGCTGCTGTTTTATTAGGGTTTGGAAGAGCTGCAGGTGAAACTATAGCTGTTTCAATGACTATAGGTAATAGTTTCTCATTAACAACATGTTTATTCGCGCCAGGCTATACTATATCATCACTTATAGCTAACCAGTTCGGCAATGCGGGATTCTATCATTACATGATGAATGCTCTCTACGGTGCTGGACTCATATTACTGCTCATAGGCGTGGTATTGAATACTATAGGTTTATATGTTCTGGGGAGGTGGAGGAAACAATTTGAAGAATCCTAG
- a CDS encoding tRNA (cytidine(56)-2'-O)-methyltransferase, with translation MKIYVLRYGHRPGRDKRITTHVGLVARAFGAHGFILGDLVDEKVIESIRKVIDRWGGNLNIEAGVDSRKYVLEWKRRGGIVVHLTMYGLHIDDVIDEIRSLNKDILIVIGAEKVPPFFYEAADYNVAIGHQPHSEVAALAVFLDRFYMGKELHLSFPNAKLIIVPSPRGKKVKKIAEEKEGEETKD, from the coding sequence TTGAAAATCTACGTTCTAAGATATGGTCACAGACCCGGCAGAGATAAACGAATTACCACCCATGTAGGACTAGTTGCTAGAGCATTCGGCGCCCACGGATTTATTCTCGGAGACCTTGTTGATGAAAAAGTTATCGAATCCATAAGAAAAGTTATAGATAGATGGGGAGGCAACCTTAATATTGAAGCTGGAGTTGATTCTCGTAAATACGTATTGGAATGGAAACGTAGAGGAGGAATTGTTGTTCATTTAACAATGTACGGCCTACACATTGACGATGTAATAGATGAGATCAGGAGTCTTAATAAAGACATACTCATAGTTATAGGTGCTGAGAAAGTACCACCTTTCTTTTACGAAGCAGCTGATTATAATGTCGCTATAGGTCATCAACCACACTCAGAAGTCGCTGCCTTAGCTGTGTTTCTCGATAGATTCTATATGGGTAAAGAACTACATTTATCCTTCCCAAACGCTAAATTAATAATAGTTCCGTCACCAAGAGGTAAAAAGGTGAAGAAGATTGCCGAAGAAAAAGAAGGGGAAGAAACTAAAGATTAG
- a CDS encoding phosphate ABC transporter ATP-binding protein translates to MRYAVEINGLNVFIRGKKILDNVNLKIPANTIFTIMGPSGSGKSTLLRVINRLIDLIPFSKVEGKVYVLGKDIYSVDPYILRKHIGMVFQTPNPFPHLSIYDNVALGAKLNGVAKNRKELDKIVEWSLKTAMLWDEVKDRLRELPSKLSGGQRQRLCLARALALKPKLLLLDEPTANIDPVNTWKIEEALISLKNQLTIIMVTHSPHQATRISDYIAFLYMGRIIEQGPSKQILINPQNELTQKFLKGGI, encoded by the coding sequence ATGAGGTATGCTGTGGAGATTAATGGGCTTAATGTATTTATTAGAGGAAAAAAGATCCTTGATAATGTGAACCTGAAGATCCCGGCAAACACGATATTTACAATCATGGGCCCAAGCGGTTCTGGGAAAAGCACATTATTAAGAGTAATAAATAGATTAATAGATCTCATACCATTTTCCAAGGTTGAAGGCAAGGTCTATGTTCTCGGCAAGGATATTTATAGTGTGGACCCATACATACTGCGTAAACATATAGGAATGGTTTTCCAAACACCAAACCCCTTCCCACATTTAAGCATATATGACAATGTAGCGTTAGGGGCTAAGCTTAACGGCGTCGCAAAAAATAGGAAGGAATTAGATAAGATAGTTGAGTGGTCATTAAAAACTGCGATGCTGTGGGATGAAGTTAAGGATAGACTGCGTGAGCTGCCATCAAAACTTAGTGGGGGACAGAGACAGAGACTATGTCTTGCAAGAGCATTAGCTTTAAAACCTAAGTTGCTACTACTAGACGAGCCTACCGCTAACATAGACCCTGTTAATACATGGAAAATAGAGGAGGCATTAATATCGCTTAAAAACCAGTTAACAATAATAATGGTAACACATTCACCGCATCAAGCCACACGTATCTCCGACTATATAGCATTTTTATACATGGGCAGAATAATTGAGCAAGGACCATCGAAACAAATACTTATCAATCCACAAAACGAACTTACCCAGAAATTCCTTAAAGGAGGGATATAA
- a CDS encoding aldo/keto reductase, translating to MEYVEIRNTGIKISRIGLGTWQFSEAWGVTNYEDAKKIVGKALEMGINFFDTAMVYGNGMSEEFLGRALRELGVKREEVFIATKIPGDFLAPEDVFRSVDKSLKRLGTEYIDLLQLHWPPCWHNHPTCPYMRALEKLVDLGKVRFLGVSNYPVKLLEEVRSCLSKIDIVSMQYRYNLIERQAEIELIPYAEKNNMVFIPWSPLSKGALTGKYSLDNLPEFQDVRHRDPVFHPENFKKIQPLIDALKQLSQKYNKTPAQISLNWMIMYSKNIVPIPGAKKPEHVVDNANSVGWRLSYEDWRLLDEISKGIRISYAAWYLY from the coding sequence ATGGAATATGTTGAAATAAGAAATACTGGGATCAAGATTTCTAGGATCGGGCTTGGTACATGGCAGTTTAGTGAGGCATGGGGTGTTACAAATTATGAAGACGCTAAAAAGATTGTTGGAAAAGCGTTAGAGATGGGAATAAATTTCTTCGATACTGCAATGGTTTATGGTAATGGTATGAGTGAAGAATTCCTTGGAAGAGCTCTTAGAGAACTTGGTGTTAAGAGAGAGGAAGTATTTATTGCCACTAAAATACCCGGTGATTTCCTAGCACCCGAGGACGTATTTAGATCAGTTGATAAATCCTTGAAGCGTCTTGGAACAGAATATATTGATCTATTACAGCTTCACTGGCCACCGTGCTGGCACAATCACCCAACATGTCCTTATATGAGAGCTTTAGAGAAACTAGTTGATTTAGGCAAGGTTAGGTTTCTAGGTGTAAGCAATTATCCAGTTAAATTATTAGAAGAAGTTAGGAGTTGTTTGTCGAAAATAGATATTGTTAGTATGCAATATAGATATAATTTGATTGAGAGGCAAGCGGAAATAGAGCTAATACCTTATGCAGAGAAGAATAACATGGTATTTATTCCTTGGAGCCCATTATCTAAAGGAGCATTAACGGGAAAATACAGTCTTGATAACTTGCCGGAATTTCAGGATGTGAGACATAGGGATCCAGTCTTTCATCCAGAGAACTTTAAGAAAATACAGCCTTTAATAGATGCTTTAAAACAATTATCTCAGAAATACAATAAAACACCTGCTCAAATATCATTGAACTGGATGATAATGTATAGTAAAAACATTGTACCAATACCTGGAGCTAAGAAGCCTGAACATGTAGTAGATAATGCTAATAGTGTTGGATGGAGACTTAGCTATGAAGATTGGAGATTATTAGATGAGATAAGTAAAGGTATTAGAATAAGTTATGCTGCATGGTATCTCTACTGA
- a CDS encoding DNA cytosine methyltransferase, with protein MKNTYKFIDLFCGAGGFAEGFILTNRFRSILGIDNFRPAAQTYKINFPDSIVVMEDIKRIRNDDLIEIVDPEEIDVVIGSPPCEPFTGANPKREKNPIDRLYKDPAGQLTLHYIRIVGFLKPRVFVMENVPAIMDDGLEYVLRKEFEKIGYRIYFNVLRAENYGTPSHRLRVFISNIPIKPKKQKHRITVGEAFRDLPEPGTDYPPNHNPSPLPLRKLKRISRLKWGEAMIYYEGARRRLPNLIRLNPNKIAPTVLGSSRFIHPYENRLITVREQARLMGFPDTFVFVGGRDEQYNLVGEAVPVPLAKAIAEYIVEKLDRGDI; from the coding sequence TTGAAAAACACTTATAAATTTATTGATCTATTCTGCGGTGCAGGAGGTTTCGCTGAAGGATTTATCTTAACAAATAGGTTTAGATCAATTCTCGGAATAGATAATTTTAGACCGGCTGCACAAACATATAAAATCAATTTTCCAGACTCGATTGTTGTAATGGAGGATATTAAGCGGATAAGAAACGATGACCTAATAGAAATAGTTGATCCCGAAGAAATAGATGTTGTCATAGGTAGTCCTCCCTGCGAACCCTTTACTGGAGCCAATCCTAAGCGTGAGAAAAACCCTATAGATAGATTATACAAGGACCCGGCTGGGCAGCTAACTCTCCATTATATTAGGATAGTTGGGTTTCTTAAGCCAAGAGTATTTGTGATGGAAAATGTCCCGGCAATAATGGATGATGGATTAGAATATGTTCTGAGAAAGGAATTTGAAAAGATAGGTTATAGGATCTATTTTAACGTATTAAGAGCAGAAAACTATGGAACCCCCAGTCATAGATTAAGAGTTTTCATTTCTAACATACCTATTAAGCCCAAGAAACAAAAACATAGGATCACTGTAGGAGAAGCTTTCAGAGATCTCCCTGAACCTGGTACAGATTATCCACCAAATCACAATCCCTCCCCCCTACCGCTAAGAAAGCTTAAAAGGATCTCTAGGCTTAAATGGGGTGAGGCAATGATATATTATGAGGGGGCACGTAGGAGATTACCAAATCTTATACGTTTAAACCCGAACAAGATAGCGCCCACAGTTCTTGGCAGTTCTCGATTTATTCACCCCTACGAAAATAGATTAATAACTGTTAGGGAGCAAGCTCGCCTAATGGGTTTCCCGGATACCTTTGTATTTGTTGGGGGACGGGATGAACAATATAATTTAGTTGGTGAAGCAGTACCGGTTCCCCTAGCAAAAGCTATAGCTGAGTATATTGTTGAAAAACTTGATAGAGGTGATATATAA
- a CDS encoding phosphate signaling complex PhoU family protein, giving the protein MNTYLEKEFHKLVKILNDMKDIIHKILDYTGKLFSEPNEDFRRDARKNIEELINTIEIIRRDAFIEALIYIARFQPLGRELKLVEAYINVYYDIYRISRYCGEISRIDNIIDNFTNETFHDLREGFIWATEMVKLAIQSFIENNIDIARKVLDMDNKLDNLYISYLKKLKEMEKVPKYFAAKTILARHIERIGDHATYIAEKVLDLNM; this is encoded by the coding sequence TTGAATACTTATCTTGAAAAGGAATTTCATAAATTAGTTAAAATACTCAACGATATGAAGGATATTATCCATAAAATACTAGATTATACTGGGAAATTATTCAGCGAGCCCAACGAAGATTTCAGGAGAGATGCTAGGAAAAACATTGAGGAATTAATTAATACCATTGAGATTATTAGACGCGATGCATTCATTGAAGCATTGATATATATTGCAAGATTTCAACCGCTAGGTAGAGAATTAAAGCTTGTTGAAGCTTATATTAATGTATACTATGACATATACAGGATTAGCAGGTACTGTGGAGAAATAAGTAGAATCGACAACATAATTGATAATTTCACAAATGAAACATTCCACGATCTCAGAGAAGGATTCATATGGGCCACAGAAATGGTTAAACTAGCTATTCAAAGTTTTATAGAAAACAATATTGATATAGCAAGAAAAGTTTTAGATATGGATAATAAACTTGACAACCTCTATATTAGTTATTTAAAGAAGCTTAAAGAAATGGAGAAGGTGCCTAAGTATTTCGCTGCAAAAACAATATTAGCAAGACATATAGAACGCATAGGTGATCATGCAACATATATTGCTGAAAAAGTACTAGACCTAAATATGTAG
- the hflX gene encoding GTPase HflX: protein MSVDVVIPYKYRKFLDEELSLIKTVYPEINEVLMIRKPNPKYYLTLNKIDIVKNSSSQKIILMDRVKPSQIINLMRETRKEIIDRILLILEIFAQHAGSKEAKLQIELARLKHQLPLIKETIRYAKLGELHGFLGAGRYGYEKYYRMMREREARVRRELEKLRSIRSRRREHRRQMGYPHISIIGYTCAGKTTLFNRLTHNLKPIGPEPFTTLSPKSSALVIDGLKMILTDTVGFIRDLPHEIIEAFYATLEEIIDSNIIIHVIDASKSIEAIIKEIVETRRIFERIGVHGIPIIIALNKIDLLNSDEEIKDKMRLVEKYVGENSIIVPISAINGKNTKYLLNILKEIMRRYSIENLRSKIWSQTRQR, encoded by the coding sequence ATGAGTGTAGATGTAGTTATACCATATAAATATAGGAAATTCCTAGATGAAGAACTATCACTAATCAAAACAGTTTATCCAGAAATAAACGAAGTATTAATGATTAGAAAACCAAATCCCAAATACTATTTAACTCTTAATAAAATCGATATAGTGAAGAATTCTTCTTCGCAGAAAATTATATTGATGGATAGAGTTAAGCCTTCTCAAATAATAAATTTGATGCGGGAGACACGGAAAGAAATAATTGATCGTATCCTATTAATTCTCGAAATATTCGCACAGCATGCTGGTAGTAAAGAAGCCAAGCTACAAATAGAATTAGCCAGGCTTAAACATCAATTACCATTGATAAAAGAAACTATTAGATACGCAAAACTAGGAGAACTACATGGATTCCTTGGAGCAGGTAGGTATGGTTATGAAAAATACTATAGAATGATGAGAGAAAGAGAAGCTAGGGTTAGGAGAGAACTAGAGAAACTACGAAGCATACGTAGTAGGAGAAGGGAACATAGAAGACAAATGGGGTATCCGCATATATCTATTATAGGATATACATGTGCTGGTAAAACAACTCTATTCAATAGATTAACACATAACCTTAAACCAATTGGTCCGGAACCATTTACAACATTATCTCCGAAATCATCAGCATTAGTTATTGATGGTTTAAAAATGATACTGACTGATACAGTAGGTTTTATCAGGGATCTACCTCATGAAATAATAGAGGCGTTCTATGCTACATTAGAGGAAATAATTGATTCAAACATAATTATCCATGTAATTGATGCATCAAAGAGTATTGAAGCAATAATTAAGGAGATAGTTGAAACTAGGAGAATATTTGAGAGAATAGGGGTTCACGGAATACCTATAATAATAGCTCTCAACAAAATAGATCTTTTAAATAGCGATGAAGAAATAAAGGATAAAATGAGGCTTGTTGAGAAATATGTTGGTGAAAACAGCATTATAGTACCTATATCAGCGATTAATGGTAAAAACACCAAATACTTATTAAACATTTTAAAAGAAATAATGAGGAGATACAGTATTGAAAATCTACGTTCTAAGATATGGTCACAGACCCGGCAGAGATAA
- a CDS encoding PstA family ABC transporter permease, protein MKNPSKRSVLDKLFKYVVIILSITALAPLFLIIASIIINGGKTLLEAGIGFLYDLPPSPLSTSIGGIGPSLVGTLLLAAITIVVGLPLAFFTAVLAVEYPDSIIGRLVGVLTRSFVEIPTILIGVLIYTLMVVPMGRFSALAGAIALAIVALPYMYTYIERALSSIPWTYREAAYGLGLDKFKALIHVFVGITRRGIVAGILIGLAKASGETAPLLFTIGGSKYTYFRGLDQPIDAIPLLIYEFAQTPYEIYHRVAWGAALVLLSIYLALFITLRAFVKRVEL, encoded by the coding sequence TTGAAGAATCCTAGTAAGAGATCCGTATTGGATAAGTTGTTTAAGTATGTTGTGATCATATTATCAATTACAGCATTAGCTCCCCTGTTCTTAATTATAGCTTCAATAATAATTAACGGTGGCAAAACCTTATTGGAGGCTGGAATAGGCTTCCTATATGATTTGCCCCCATCACCATTATCAACCAGTATAGGCGGTATAGGGCCCTCACTAGTAGGAACACTATTATTAGCAGCTATAACCATAGTTGTAGGATTGCCTTTAGCATTCTTTACCGCAGTATTAGCGGTAGAATACCCTGATAGTATTATAGGTAGGTTAGTAGGAGTCTTAACTAGGTCATTTGTAGAAATACCCACAATTCTCATCGGTGTATTAATATATACATTAATGGTTGTACCTATGGGGAGATTCTCGGCTCTAGCAGGTGCTATTGCTTTAGCAATAGTTGCCTTACCATACATGTATACCTATATTGAGAGAGCTTTATCCTCTATTCCCTGGACGTATCGTGAAGCAGCATATGGGTTAGGCTTAGACAAGTTTAAAGCGTTAATACATGTTTTCGTAGGCATTACACGTAGAGGCATAGTAGCAGGCATACTTATAGGTTTAGCTAAGGCGTCTGGAGAAACAGCACCATTACTATTCACTATAGGTGGTAGTAAGTATACGTATTTTAGAGGATTAGATCAACCAATAGATGCTATACCTCTACTAATATATGAATTTGCTCAAACACCATATGAAATATACCATAGAGTTGCTTGGGGAGCAGCACTAGTGCTTTTGTCGATATACCTTGCATTATTCATAACTCTAAGAGCATTTGTGAAGAGAGTGGAACTATGA
- a CDS encoding multiprotein bridging factor aMBF1: protein MPCYCEICGREVPDERMCKTVVVDNAVLRVCPQCYRRLMKQGKVKEVIEPVKRPVKKTSRIQRVRTRIPRRLLEESYDIVEDYAERIRRARQRLGWTQAVLAQKVREKENVIKRIEAGRLKPSLELARRLERILKITLLEPIVEEPITSTDNEEDYYTIGDFIKIKKKK, encoded by the coding sequence TTGCCGTGTTACTGCGAAATATGTGGTAGAGAAGTGCCAGATGAGAGGATGTGTAAGACAGTTGTTGTAGACAATGCTGTGCTCCGTGTATGTCCGCAATGCTATAGAAGGCTGATGAAACAAGGTAAAGTGAAGGAAGTAATTGAACCGGTAAAGAGACCTGTAAAGAAAACATCTAGAATACAACGGGTAAGGACAAGAATACCTAGAAGACTATTAGAGGAATCATATGATATCGTAGAAGATTATGCTGAAAGAATCAGGAGGGCTCGTCAAAGACTTGGATGGACACAAGCTGTTCTCGCTCAGAAGGTTAGGGAAAAAGAAAATGTTATTAAGAGAATTGAAGCAGGAAGATTAAAGCCCAGCTTAGAACTCGCTAGAAGACTTGAGAGAATACTTAAGATAACACTTCTAGAACCAATAGTTGAAGAACCTATCACCTCCACAGATAATGAAGAAGATTACTACACTATCGGAGATTTCATAAAGATTAAGAAGAAAAAATAG
- a CDS encoding transcription factor, whose product MPKKKKGKKLKISSREKYYLDILIDLVAKMYGEKAKKVLLHIIRSGGIVAEETLGKDIGMKSNEARKILQQLANEAILRYKTGRVNDRTLHLWILNTDQIEGILIARLKKTREKLLIRLNYEKNNTFLKCPLCGRRYMFEEAFENDFLCPYDGEQLIEYDNSEEIRVLEEKINEITEELRKIGAA is encoded by the coding sequence TTGCCGAAGAAAAAGAAGGGGAAGAAACTAAAGATTAGTTCCAGGGAAAAATATTATTTAGACATACTTATAGACCTAGTAGCGAAAATGTATGGTGAAAAAGCCAAAAAAGTATTATTACACATAATAAGGTCGGGTGGAATAGTAGCAGAGGAAACTCTCGGAAAAGATATTGGTATGAAATCTAATGAAGCAAGGAAAATACTTCAACAACTAGCTAATGAAGCTATCCTAAGATACAAAACTGGCAGAGTAAATGATAGAACACTGCATCTATGGATACTGAATACTGATCAAATAGAAGGTATTCTTATTGCTAGATTAAAGAAAACCAGGGAAAAACTATTGATTAGGCTAAACTATGAGAAAAACAATACTTTCCTAAAATGCCCATTATGTGGTAGAAGATATATGTTTGAGGAAGCCTTTGAAAACGATTTCCTATGCCCATATGATGGCGAACAACTAATAGAATATGATAATAGCGAGGAAATAAGAGTTTTAGAAGAGAAGATCAATGAGATAACAGAGGAACTAAGAAAGATCGGTGCGGCTTAG